In Coffea eugenioides isolate CCC68of chromosome 4, Ceug_1.0, whole genome shotgun sequence, the genomic stretch GGATAAAAAGACTGGACCCTTTAAGAAAGAGAAATGATGTGGAGTTGGATAAATCCTAGCAGCCTTCGGCACAGGAACACTTTCTTTACTTAATGCTGGACCATTTCAATGGGAACAATAGTCAATTTACGTGGGTCCAATtcacacattttttttaaatttcttttcttttctttttaaattttttggtcCTAATATGTTTGCGTTTGAGTGCAGCGTAACGTTAcgtgcctctttttttttttttttttttttttggtatactGTTAGCTAAGATAATGCGGTAAGTAGCCACTCGCTTAGTATTCGTCCTAAAAGTCATCCTTGGTCGACAGCGACTTCATAAACTTTTACACATTTTACggattattttttcttttttggggtcTTGCGTCTAATGATAACCTAAGCTTCCCATTGATTTGAGGCTCGACACGCCAGCTTATTTAGACTTTAGTGCGCCGTCGCGATTAATTTGTTTTCCTATTCTTGTAAGGTTTGCTTCTTTTTCtcctaaatttttaaaattttgagagaTTTTAAAGCTTTTCTTCCCTAGTCGGATCCCTTGTTTCCTCGAGAGGTGATTATGATTATTTGTAGCGGCGAAACAAGACATGGAATGTAAGATCAAAAGATGATTGCAGGAAAAGTTTGAGTTCAAAAAAAAGGTAATATCAGCATTCAATGTACAtgacatattataaatatttaatatatatgagataaaaaagtaataaaaaaatgtaacaaaaaacatatttttacaacctttttctcaaaaattagcAATTTTGATTGGgcctaattttttaaatttcaaagaTAGTTTTAACTCTATTTGCCTTTCATTAGGTCAATGTATAATATCTAACAAtactaaatttctttacttcgTAGATTTGACTCCAACAATCACTATAGGTTAAGACATACTCCTAGAATCACGAATCGTTTCAAGAGATTTTTACAAATCACTTATCAATATAGCCATTACATGAATAATAAATTTTGaacacatatattttataaaggAGTATTTTATCCTTATCAATAAAATGAATTAGTGTCGGTGCTTCACAAGAATAGAGCCACTAGGTTAGAATTTCTTCACGTTGACTAGTTGGTTAGAATTTCTTCATAGCTTCTCTTCTTTTCGTATACGAAGGCGATGCATGGGACCAACGGATGTCGGTGTAAATAAAAGGACTTGCATTCCTTAACCATAAGATTTTTTATTCGAAACTCATGAAAATATAAAAGATAACGTTGGGAGAGCTTTCCCCAAATAATCCGACACAGTTTGAACAGGATTAGTTATAGATCGTAAAATGAATACGAATATTTTTGGATTATACCAAAAAAGGAGATGCATGGGACCAACGAATGTTGGCGTAAGCGGATGAAACTTGCATTCCTTAATCATAAGACTTCGAGTTTGAAACCCATGAAAATGTAAAGGATTACGTTGGGAAAGCTTTTCCCGCAAGGATCTCATCGAATACCTTTGGATTATACCAAAAAAGAGATGCATGGGCCCCTTAAACAGGAATTAATCCTATAACAAAATTCGAGTTTCTCTTGGAAGTCGGGTAGGAGTTGAAAGAGCTATCAGAAGGCCGTATGAAAGCAACAAATGGCCAATTACGTTTACTGCTGCATAGCCACCTTGAACGACCTTTACCGCGAAATGTATTGGTCATTGCTTGTGCAGCCCAATATTTTTAAATTCGGATCAGAGAGTGAATTGAAAAATCTTTGGTTTAATTGATTTGATCCCGTTCAaagatttaataatttttattcattttagtattaaaatttataataaaactaaaatatttatctaaaaaaaaaacttaataaaAATCCCTTGAACCTCCCGATTTTATTAGTACTTCTTTGGATTTTTAGTTGAACCGGGCCGAAGGCATGTTCGGTTCATGATTCAACTGACTGGTCCGGctcgattttcaaaacattggtgCAGCCCTGGAATTCGTCTCGTGATCACTGCctcatttcacaccaaatcggAATTTTAGATCTCAcctaattttacattttcttcaattttccggAGGGTACAGTAATAGTTTGGCCTTCTCAACTAAGTATTTTTTAATCTTATACCTTTTCAATGGAGCTGTGGCCCATCACTTATTGTCGTTCTTTAATCTTTCCTCGCCATATGTTACGCATTACATgtaaacagtttttttttttaaagatttaaACTCAAtatcttttatttatattttctctTATATTACCACTCAATTGTTAATTCAATTTAAAAGATAAAAGATTTACAGCTCCTTTCAACTTACCACCTAACCGTTAGCTTAatttaaaagataaaaaattaattaattattaaaaGAATGTAATAAGCTAAAATAGAAAGAGCCACCAGCACAAAAGTACGTGGAATTCAATCATATTACACATTAACGGAATGCCTTCTCCGTTGAAGCTATACGTTCATTAATACGAACCACCCAACACAacatttacttcttttttttttttataaaaaaataaaatcttttCTTGGACCCTTCTAACCCTCCCCCATTCTTCCCAAATCCAACCTCTAGACATAGAAAAATGATATGCTATACAACTCTATGCGAGGAAAATAAATTAATCTCAAAAGATGACCATCTCCAAAATTTTTAACTATGTTCGCATCTATATCGCATAACCATGTCATGATtttcaatcatatttttatAGTCAAACTCACTAATCCTTAATTGGCAATTCATCATTCATATTGGGGACGTTTTACCATTTTAGTTTGAAGTAATTACAAGCATCTTATAGACAAGTTTCACAAGTGGACAAAGTCTATAAGTAAAGCTACAAATATGAAGagttttttctgttttcatctTTTACGTGATTATAGTAAGCTACTTGTACGGAAAAGGTTAATGAATTCAACATCGAGCAAGAGGGGAACGGTTGAATTTAGGCAGTAAAAAGGGCAAAAAGGGAAATTTAAATCTAAGATTTCTATTTCTTGACATCCGTGGCATTGCGGCCAAAGAATTTGTCAAGATAAGATAACAGCACTATAAAAGTAAACGTTTTTCACGTATCCACAAAAACACGTTTTATTCCTTTTTCCTAGCTCATAGGTGACAGCTAGTACAAAAGTGTACAGCGGAGAGGGCCGACAGTCCACACAGGTGCAATAGTTGAAAGTTCGGTAATGCAGACCGCCAATAGAGAGTTGATTTTTGTTGGACTTTCTGAATTTCCACGCAACTCGCAATAGAGCACGTTCAGTTCTTGAGGGTTACTGTTAGAGCTTCGACCGAGTCTAATGTTTGATGTTCTGGGGTTTAATTTTGACTCGAAtcttaataaattataaatattatttgaatttaattcgtttatttatataaatatttaagttTAAAATCGAGCTCAACTCATTAAATTATACGAGCTAAATTCAATTCGATTCGATTATTAAATAACGAGTCTAATGTTATGCTCGAAATCGATTCCTTTATTTAACGATTGAAGTTTTTTGTCGAATTCGAACAAGCAAAAAACAGGTCAGTCCATTAAAAGCTCTAGTTGCTGTCGGCTGGAATTTGCCAAATACAGTAGTGTTAGTTGAGGAGAATACAAGCACTAAATACTACTGCTGATTTCGTTAATGAAGAGCACGCCTACTGAAGTCTGCAAAGGGGCCTCTTTAGTTGCTAGTTACAATTACAAGGTGAAGTACAAATATACTAACAAAATAAATACATACACTAAAACAATAAATATAGATACTAagacaaaaaatatataaaaacacATCATATTTTGTTGCTTATTGAAACTTGTGCTAACAAATTATGTTAACGTCTATATTCGATATTTTAATATCTCTGTTTACTAGGAAAAATTCGTTCaaaatttctcttatattttgtcaaatgatttttttcgtcactcacttttaaaatggcaatccaacatattttaaaaaatcaagTTGATAAAGTTCAGTCGTAACccatatttttaattttttatgcattGAATCTATCACGTGACTCACATATAATCATTTTTTAGAAGTAAAAATGTTAAATTTCATTTATAGTTAAATAAAAATCCGATCTGAATTcatttgtattttttaaaaagtaagaTCTAACATGAATTATATTCATTTTTCTCTAAAAAAgtgatatttgatttaatttatattcattttttcaaaaaaaaaaaagagatttgacctattatatataaaaaatggcTGCATACAAATCATGTGCTGatttcaagtaaaaaaaaatggttagaaTCAAATTTGCTAATTTGAATTTATAAGGAAcctaaaattaatattttaaaaccaaaaaatttaaaaaatatttgaccaaatttgaaatatattttgaacgatttttcttatttactattatttgaGTGTTTATACTTTACGGTCCAATTGCGTGGCAATGGGCAAATTGCTGCAGGGGCCCTTCGTCAATCGTCAGGAGGGAGCGGGGAAAGATGGATTTGTTGTGGACTAGTCACGTCCAATTAGTCAAGGTAAATAAAGGTTGTCTATTTAATGCGATAGATCTAGCATGTGAAGCGCGTGTGAGTTTTCATTTCTTCATTCAACAGGTGGATGGCTAAGATCCAATGAAGGTGATCGTGGAATCGGACCCACTTCACACCTGTAGCTATAGGCTACAGTACTGTAGTCACTCTCGTGGAACTTTCAGCAACTGAGCAGTAGACGAAGACTCGGGTGACGGGCCTGGTCCAATGGCCTAATCACAGTCAGTTCATTTTTTTGACCCAGTAAACTTAAAATTCATTCGGCCAATCTCTGAGATTTCTGTTGCAGAAAAGATGCCCCGccacccccccccccaccaCTCACCTTGGCAACTTCGCAGCAACTGCTAATGTCCAACCCCATCACAGGAAACCGGTCCACATTTCGGTCCATCTTTGGTTTCATAAACTCCAATATTTCATCTGTCCTATTTGGATAGTctcgatttttttttctcacataatttaagaaaattttattaatttttttaaaaaagtaagtATTTTTATATTAATATTAGAAATATCACTAATTACTATTCATTTACATTAATTATTACAACAATAATGATGCTATATTGCATCATTTAAAACATATATCAAAATAATTATTGGTGTAAGAGTTGACCGCATTCAATACTCATTTAGTCctatttgatagttttagttttctttttcatccctcacaaaTTATAACCAAACTTCCAGTTCAAAAATACAATTAACTTTTAAGTTCTCTAAAATACCTTATTTAATAAACGATCTCATTAGGGAGCAAGTGTTGCCCATGCAAACATTGGAACAGAGCcaattaaaatttataaaagCACAAGTCTTTTGTTCAATTTTCacctttttttcttaaatttttaagtaaaattttaaatcaaGTTCTCTgctgctttcttttccttttcgtcTAATATTTTTGAGGCAAATATTTGATAGTATATTGCGGATCTAccgaaaaaacaaaaaaaaaaaagtaaataaaaagccAGCCTAAATGAGCCAGTGAAACCAGTACAATAACTTAGTCGTGTATTTTAACATTTAATTTCTGCTTACATTCCAGCTCGACTTCTACGTGGCAGCAGGAGTTGAATTTTGCATGCCTTAAAAACGTCCAATTCCACGGTCCCGTGCGCCGTGAGTCGTGACAGCAGGATTTAGATTTTTCTTGGATGGCAAAAACAAAACGTAACTTGCAGTTGTACATGACGAACATTTCCGTTCGAAACTACGGGCCGCCCCGAGAAGGCACAAAGTTGAGCCAGCATGCAAGTCTGCTGCTAGATATAAAGGCTTGATTTAGTTAGGCGTCGTTTGGATTTGGTTCCCCAAATAATCAAATTAAATATCGTATTGACATTTTGTGTTGATAAAATTTTAAGTTTGGTTTAAGCTTAATTTGATCagcataaattttaaaatttgctTAATAAAATATTTGAATTTGGTTCGATAAAAATTCATTTGAGCTTagttttatatataaattagttAAACTAGAATACAATTTCAAATTGTTAGTAAAAAAAAGTAAGTCGACAGTTAACTTTGAATTTTGGGCTTCATGCTGATGATCCGTCAAGACTAGAAATGTAAAATACTAACTACTTAAAACAGAGGCTTGAAGGCATTCCAATCTTAATAACGTGGAaataatttcttttcctttttttttttttttgtaaatgcaagttgaaaaatgaaaaggttACCACATTCTAAGATCAAGACAAACTTCTACTGGTGCATCATCAAATAATAAGTCTAAGTGCTACATTTACATTTACATTTAAAGGTGGAAGAAAAAtgtctttaaaaaaataaaaaaaaataaaagaaacggaTTTTTACTTGCACTAGTCACCAACCGGTAGGTAGAATTCATAGCCGATTAATTTAACCCATGGAGAAGGTCACTAAATTGGTGAAATCGAATCGGGCAAAGCAATGCTAAGGGGTGTGAAATCGAAAAGGGTTGAATCCATCACAATCGAAACTTCTGACGGGACCGTCCCCTCAATGCTCCAACCCTCCAAAATCATGGGAAAATAGGGAGTGGCACCGTGGCAGGACCAAGACCAGGACAGGAGCAACGACAGTAACGGCTTTCCATTCATTTCTTCAGGACAGCTGAAGTGATTCTCTCTCACTCCCTTAAGCTTCCCGGACTGCCCCCACCTTCTCTCCTCCTCCTTCCTAACACTTCCCACTTCCCGCTTCACTTTGATCAAGAAATTAGTAAAATCCTGGAGCGGAGTGCCATGAATCTGATTATCAACGTCATTATCAAAAATTAAGATTGTGCTTTCCATAGATAAATCCTGACATAGTGTAAGACCAATCCCAGATCTCGACACTTCTGGTTGATTCTGAAATGGCCATTATATTTCTTCGCAATATCATTATTAGGCCATCCAATTTCTTTTTTGTTCCCTTGATTTTTATACCGATAATGACAAATTCGGTTACAGATTCTGAGGCCCTGTTGAAACTTAAGCAATCGTTTACCAATGCAGAAGCTCTTGATTCTTGGAGACCAGAGACGACATCCTGCGACGAGGATAACAGGTGGGACGGGGTGGTTTGTGCCAATGGCGTTGTCACTGGTGTCCAGCTGAATGGATTGAACCTATCTGGGAAAATAGATATCGATGCCCTGGTCCAGATTCCTGGACTCCGAACCCTGGGGATTCAGTTCAATGCCTTTTCAGGTCCCATTCCGGAATTCAATCGCTTAGGTGCATTGAAGGCTATTTACTTGACGGGCAATGGGTTTTCAGGTGAAATTTCGGGAGattattttggtaaaatggaTTCTTTGAAGAAAGTTTGGCTCTCTAGTAACAAATTTACTGGTGCAATCCCAGTGTCGCTGTGGCATTTGCGTCACCTAATTGAATTACATCtagaaggaaatcagttttcaGGTACAATCCCAGCTTTGGAACAACCAACATTGATGTCACTAAACCTCTCGAACAATAACTTAAACGGAGAAATTCCACAGGGATTATCAAGATTTAATGCAAGCTCATTCCGGGGGAATCCTGGACTTTGTGGAGAGAAATTAGGTAATCCTTGCGGTGGCATAACGGTGCCAAGTAGCGATAATAATGACGATTCAAGAATGATCTCTTATGGAGTCCTGATAGCCTCAGGTGTCATGCTTTTGCTCATGTGTTCCGGGATTTATGTGCTCAGACGTAAACAAGAGACGGAATCCGATGTAATGGCGGATGAGGATCTTGATGGAAGTGTCGGGGTACGGATATCAAGTGCAAATAAGAAGGAACTGAGTGCAAGCCAGAAAAGTACCGGCTCCAGTCGCAGAGGATCCAATCGCATTGGAGATCTAGTAATGGTAAACAATGAGTTGGGTGAATTTGGGCTGGCAGATTTGATGAAGGCTTCAGCAGAAGTGCTTGGAAATGGAACACTTGGATCCACGTACATGGCAGTGATGTCGAATGGTTTGGCAGTGGCGGTGAAAAGGATAAAAGAGATGAATAAAATTGGAAGGGATGGATTTGACGCCGACATCAGGCGTTTAGGGAGACTGAAACACAAAAACATCTTGACACCATTAGCTTATCATTTCCGGAAAGACGAAAAGCTGTTGGTATACGAATACATTCCTAGAGGCAGTTTGCTTTATCATTTGCATGGTATGAAATCCTTTCCCCTGCTACATTAACTTTTGATAATTGATCTGtctcttatccaatccattacTCCTTACCGTGCACCTTAGATTCAATCAGCAGAATGATTCAGTCCCTGTATCTTGAAATTAGGCACTATACTATTGAGTCACATATTTGCTTTGATTCTTCAGCGGATCGAGGACCTTCTCATGCTGAGCTGAATTGGCCTACACGTCTCAAGATAATTCAGGGGATAGCCCAGGGGTTGGGCTATCTCCACACCGAACTTTCCAGTTTTGAGGTGCCCCACGGCAATCTGAGGTCTAACAACGTGCTTCTAACTCTCGAGTATGAGCCAATAGTAGCAGATTATGGCTATTGTTCTCTGATCAGCGGTCAGGCCAGAGAATCCCTTTTAGCATACAAGTCGCCTGAGGTTGTACAATATCAGCAGGTTTCCCCCAAATGCGATGTTTACTGTCTTGGAGTGCTCATTCTTGAGCTGATCACAGGCAAGTTTCCATCCCAATATTCCAATAGTGGCACTGGGGGGACTGATGTGGTTCAATGGGCAAAATCAGCAATAGCTGAGGGAAGAGAGGCCGAGTTATATGATCCAGAGATCGCTAGCTCGAGCAATTCCCGAAGTGAGATGGAAGAACTACTCCACGTTGGTGCGGCATGCACAGAAAATAACCCTGAGCAACGGCTGGATGTTAGAGAAGCCATTAGGAGAATAGAGGACATACAAATAGCCGGATATCAGAGCGCTAGATCCTTTAATGTACTACCGTCACTAAGAGATGGATGTGCAGAATCAGCCGATGCATCGCAATCCCAACAGCTAAATGCACAACGTGTTTGTGCTGACCAGTGCCGCAACAGCATCAATGTTGAGGACAGACCAGGCCATCGGACAACAACTGACAGTTTTGCCTTTGACACAGTGTCTAGTCCATTTGAAGCATAATTAGTATTGGACTCTTCCCAAAAATCTGCTTTTCGCCGCCATGCAGGAGAATGAAACAGAATGTGGATGAAAAATTAACAGCCCTCGATTGAGATTGTGAAGGGTCGCTTTTGGCTGTTAATTTCTCAGCTCATCGGGAAGATGAATCAGGTAATTAGGATTGCCCCATTTATTACGGCATTGGCAAGCTGAAGACCAGTCGCAAAAATGGCCCTTTCTTGCACGATGTAACCGGCCGAAAGATGCATTTGATCTTTAATTTGCTTGGCCAGATTCCACCTGTTGCCTtcagtttttcttttatctCTCTGTTTTTTTGTAATTTGTGGGGTGGAGGGAAGCAAAGTTGAAAAAGAGTGATCAATGACGCCCCGTTTACCGTGATGCTGAACAAGACTATTGATCTCTGGAAACATTTCCAACGATTTTTTGTCTTAGATTGTCAAAGAGAAATGGTTCTACGAGTCGAAGGTTTCAAAGACAATTCCAAAACTGTAAGCTCTGTtttactgtttttttttttattttttttttaaaaattttatacaaCTATTTTAGGGTGATGAATTGGAAATGCTAGATGCTTATAACCGGTACCAATTTTCTCTCTTCAAAATAAGTTGGACCTCATTCCTCATGATAtaattttcataaaaaatgtgtcctaaattttgaaaattttttttttttgtttttttctaaATGCAGTTAATAAATATTTGCTTAGAAAAAATTCTGCAACCTAAACCATTTAAATATTACTCCCTATGTATTTACAGGGGAAAAAAAAGTATACATGTCAAAACTAGCTAGGAGTAGGAGtatcaatttattttttgaattcccaattatttttattcgatCACGTCACCACGGGGGGCGGACCAAGGAAGAAGTAAGCTTTGATAGTTGAGCATGATTATCTTAATGGACTAGTAACCGGTTGGTCTAGAAACCGAATCTGGATGAGCTACACGACACAGGAAAAAGAGGAGGGTCCCTTTTACCTCTTTTCCTTTCCGGGCTGCTGTTCGACCGAGCGCATATTCTTCTTCTTAAAGTTACTTGTCGATTATTCACAGCGCGGCGGCTAATTTGTGAATTCAAACTTAGTGGGTTTACTACAGATGAGGATAAATACATTTCTTTAATCCTAAGTACCGTAGCGTTGGCCAGCAAGATAATACTACAACAAATCTTCTTCTGACTTCCACAAGTAATTAATTTCCATCTGAAACCCTTGGGACAGTAGTATAGTACACATTATTAATTAATCGACAATTATTTTTGATGTTATAGATAGGGCGCGCGCATGCGTATATGGTGACGTGATGCATGCAGTACGTCATTACAGCCGGAGAATGGATGGAATGATAACGTAACCCACACAGGCCCCGTAACATGCATGGCGATTGGCGAACAGCCACCAATCAGCCACGCCTaattagtagtagtagtagtttcCAACGGAAATGATGAATGATACCTGATTACTAATAAGTACGCATTTATTTAAGCTTTACTCAATTAGTCCTTATACTAGGACAGAAAATCGAGAGGCATCGgaaatggagaaagaaaaaaaaaaaagtgtattaatttttatttctcccaaactaaatcaaaacaagaaaaagaaggaaaaaagggaTGAAAAAATATATACGGTTCCCGCCCTCCCCTTCTATTTCTAACAAAGAAAAGATGAGATTTAAAGAAACGAAAAACAGTAAGAAGGATTTGAATCTAGAACTTTCGACTTTTGTAATCTCATTCTTAATCATTAGATCAAAATCTTATCGGTAACTTGTGCAGAAGAATAAGAACAAGATGCAGCCGAATAGTAGtaatatactccctccgtcccactttgatagtcctgattcttttttcacacagtttaataaaaagtagttaactttattggaacaatcaatttaggtagctaatttcctaaaataccctcacattaattagagtacaactttatgggaacttaaattgatggtaaaa encodes the following:
- the LOC113767834 gene encoding pollen receptor-like kinase 3, which codes for MTNSVTDSEALLKLKQSFTNAEALDSWRPETTSCDEDNRWDGVVCANGVVTGVQLNGLNLSGKIDIDALVQIPGLRTLGIQFNAFSGPIPEFNRLGALKAIYLTGNGFSGEISGDYFGKMDSLKKVWLSSNKFTGAIPVSLWHLRHLIELHLEGNQFSGTIPALEQPTLMSLNLSNNNLNGEIPQGLSRFNASSFRGNPGLCGEKLGNPCGGITVPSSDNNDDSRMISYGVLIASGVMLLLMCSGIYVLRRKQETESDVMADEDLDGSVGVRISSANKKELSASQKSTGSSRRGSNRIGDLVMVNNELGEFGLADLMKASAEVLGNGTLGSTYMAVMSNGLAVAVKRIKEMNKIGRDGFDADIRRLGRLKHKNILTPLAYHFRKDEKLLVYEYIPRGSLLYHLHADRGPSHAELNWPTRLKIIQGIAQGLGYLHTELSSFEVPHGNLRSNNVLLTLEYEPIVADYGYCSLISGQARESLLAYKSPEVVQYQQVSPKCDVYCLGVLILELITGKFPSQYSNSGTGGTDVVQWAKSAIAEGREAELYDPEIASSSNSRSEMEELLHVGAACTENNPEQRLDVREAIRRIEDIQIAGYQSARSFNVLPSLRDGCAESADASQSQQLNAQRVCADQCRNSINVEDRPGHRTTTDSFAFDTVSSPFEA